In the genome of Flavobacteriales bacterium, one region contains:
- a CDS encoding aminotransferase class III-fold pyridoxal phosphate-dependent enzyme, translating to MKLFDVYPLFDINLVKGEGSWVWDDKGKKYLDLYGGHAVISIGHTHPHYVEKIASQLNRIGFYSNSVQNHLQGELADKLGVLSGCNSYALFLCNSGAEANENALKLASFHNGRKKVIAFSKGFHGRTSLAVAATDNPSIVAPVNADHQVTILPLNDDHALKQALEKRDVAAVIVEGIQGVGGVKAPTANFLRKIRALCDETGTQMILDEVQSGYGRSGKFFAFQYSDVKPDMITMAKGMGNGFPIAGVLVGPHIEAKHGMLGTTFGGNHLACAAGIAVLDVIKEENLLKHATEMGAYITEALGDVSGIKNILGRGLMIGLELDIPCADVRKSLLFEHGIFTGSSSNKNTIRILPALNLQKAEADLFITAIKEVLSKAFVS from the coding sequence ATGAAACTATTCGACGTTTATCCCCTGTTCGACATCAACCTGGTAAAGGGCGAAGGCTCCTGGGTGTGGGACGACAAGGGCAAGAAGTACCTGGATCTGTACGGCGGACATGCTGTGATCTCCATCGGCCACACCCATCCGCATTATGTGGAGAAGATTGCATCCCAACTGAACAGGATCGGGTTTTATTCCAACTCCGTTCAAAACCACCTGCAAGGCGAACTGGCTGATAAGCTGGGAGTGCTGTCTGGGTGCAACAGCTATGCGTTGTTTCTCTGTAATTCCGGTGCGGAAGCCAATGAGAATGCCTTGAAGCTGGCATCCTTTCACAACGGCCGCAAAAAGGTGATCGCCTTCAGCAAAGGTTTTCATGGACGCACGTCCCTGGCGGTTGCTGCAACCGATAACCCTTCCATCGTGGCGCCGGTCAATGCAGATCACCAGGTTACCATCCTACCCCTGAATGATGACCATGCACTGAAACAGGCGCTTGAAAAGAGAGACGTAGCGGCGGTGATCGTGGAAGGCATACAAGGTGTAGGCGGAGTGAAAGCACCCACGGCCAACTTCCTGAGAAAGATCCGTGCCTTGTGCGATGAAACAGGTACACAAATGATCCTGGACGAGGTGCAAAGCGGTTACGGTCGCAGCGGCAAATTTTTCGCCTTCCAGTACAGCGATGTGAAACCCGACATGATTACCATGGCCAAAGGCATGGGCAACGGATTTCCCATTGCCGGTGTGCTGGTAGGCCCTCATATTGAAGCCAAACATGGCATGCTTGGAACCACCTTCGGAGGCAACCACCTGGCCTGTGCAGCGGGCATTGCGGTGTTGGATGTGATCAAAGAAGAGAACCTCCTGAAGCATGCAACCGAAATGGGCGCCTACATAACGGAAGCGTTGGGTGATGTCAGCGGTATCAAGAATATACTGGGACGCGGCCTCATGATAGGCCTTGAACTGGACATCCCCTGTGCCGACGTGAGAAAAAGCCTGTTGTTTGAGCATGGAATCTTCACCGGTTCATCATCCAACAAGAACACCATTCGCATCCTGCCGGCACTGAACCTGCAAAAGGCCGAGGCCGATCTGTTCATTACCGCCATCAAGGAAGTACTGTCCAAGGCTTTTGTTTCCTGA
- a CDS encoding N-acetylornithine carbamoyltransferase: MKQFLSANDVADIPALVKDALRIKASPHALSGLGTNKTLGLIFLNPSLRTRLSTQKAAMNLGMQVMVMNMGQDGWALETADGIVMNGQTAEHIREAAAVIGQYCDVIGVRSFGKLENREEDYEERFISRFTEFCGRPVISLESATLHPLQSLADLVTIEELKNKPRPKVVLTWAPHPKALLQAVPNSFAQWMNRADVDLVITHPEGYELAAEYVGNARVTYSQDEAFEGADFIYAKNWSSYTQYGKILSQDPSWTITPQKMALTHDAKFMHCLPVRRNMIVSEAVLDGPSSVVIRQAGNRVFAAQAVLKHMLEAIG, translated from the coding sequence ATGAAACAATTTCTCAGTGCCAATGATGTAGCCGATATCCCGGCGCTTGTCAAAGATGCACTCCGGATCAAAGCTTCACCGCATGCCCTTTCCGGTTTGGGAACCAACAAAACGTTGGGATTGATCTTCCTGAACCCGAGCCTGAGAACCAGGTTGAGTACCCAGAAGGCCGCCATGAATCTGGGCATGCAGGTGATGGTGATGAACATGGGTCAGGACGGATGGGCACTGGAAACTGCCGACGGTATCGTGATGAACGGTCAAACGGCCGAACACATCCGTGAAGCCGCCGCAGTGATCGGACAATACTGCGATGTGATCGGTGTGCGCTCGTTCGGTAAACTGGAAAACCGGGAAGAAGATTATGAAGAACGTTTCATTTCACGTTTCACGGAATTCTGCGGTCGACCGGTCATCAGCCTGGAGTCAGCTACGCTTCATCCCCTGCAATCCCTGGCTGACCTGGTTACCATCGAGGAATTAAAGAACAAACCACGTCCCAAAGTGGTGCTTACATGGGCGCCACACCCGAAAGCTTTGCTGCAGGCGGTCCCCAATTCATTCGCACAATGGATGAACCGCGCAGATGTAGACCTGGTCATCACCCACCCGGAAGGATACGAACTGGCTGCCGAATATGTGGGTAACGCCCGTGTGACCTATTCTCAGGACGAAGCGTTTGAAGGTGCCGATTTCATTTATGCCAAGAACTGGTCGTCATACACACAATACGGAAAGATCCTGTCGCAGGACCCTTCGTGGACCATCACGCCGCAGAAGATGGCGCTCACCCATGATGCAAAGTTCATGCATTGCCTGCCGGTGCGTCGGAACATGATTGTATCGGAAGCCGTGCTGGACGGACCGTCATCGGTTGTGATTCGCCAGGCCGGGAACCGCGTGTTCGCTGCGCAGGCGGTGTTGAAACATATGCTGGAGGCGATAGGATGA
- the argH gene encoding argininosuccinate lyase: MAKIWDKGFSVDQKVESFTVGADRELDMELAPFDVLGSIAHTTMLAEVGLLQKEESQLLRKELISIYREIEQGTFRITDDVEDVHSQVEAMLTERLGEVGKKIHSGRSRNDQVLVDLKLFLRDHIRHMAEDTGTLVQQLLQLSEKHKHILMPGYTHMQIAMPSSFGLWFGAYAESLADDLSVLQAAWRIVNRNPLGSAAGYGSSFPLDREMTTRLLGFDGLNVNVVYAQMGRGKAEKVTAVAMAAIASTLARMAMDMCLFMNQNFGFVSFPKELTTGSSIMPHKKNPDVWEIMRGRCNQLRALPTEIDMITGNLPSGYHRELQLMKENLFPAIHHLSECLHMAGFMLEHIEVKKDILADDKYRYLFSVEEVNRLVLEGVPFRDAYKRVGASIEAGTFQTDRNVSHQHLGSIGNLGTEQITSHLNTTLKAFDFKVMDAAVAALLNS, translated from the coding sequence ATGGCAAAAATTTGGGACAAGGGTTTCTCTGTTGATCAAAAGGTAGAATCATTCACCGTTGGTGCCGACCGTGAACTGGACATGGAGTTGGCGCCTTTTGATGTGCTGGGTTCCATTGCCCACACTACCATGTTGGCGGAAGTGGGGTTGCTGCAGAAGGAAGAAAGTCAATTGTTGCGCAAAGAATTGATTTCCATCTACCGGGAGATCGAACAGGGAACATTCAGAATCACCGATGATGTGGAAGATGTACACTCACAGGTGGAAGCCATGCTTACGGAACGCCTTGGCGAAGTGGGTAAGAAGATCCACAGCGGTCGTTCCCGGAACGACCAGGTACTTGTAGACTTGAAGCTGTTCCTGCGGGATCATATCCGGCACATGGCTGAAGACACAGGTACGCTGGTGCAACAGCTGCTGCAATTGAGCGAAAAGCACAAGCACATATTGATGCCGGGCTATACCCATATGCAAATCGCCATGCCTTCATCTTTCGGATTATGGTTCGGCGCATATGCGGAAAGCCTGGCCGATGACCTGTCTGTGCTACAGGCGGCATGGCGCATTGTGAACCGCAATCCGCTCGGTTCTGCGGCAGGATATGGTTCTTCTTTCCCGCTTGATCGGGAAATGACCACCCGGTTGCTGGGCTTTGACGGATTGAATGTGAACGTGGTTTATGCACAGATGGGCCGCGGCAAGGCCGAGAAAGTAACGGCAGTGGCCATGGCCGCAATCGCCTCCACACTGGCGCGTATGGCCATGGACATGTGTTTGTTCATGAACCAGAACTTCGGCTTTGTTTCTTTTCCGAAGGAACTAACCACAGGCTCCAGCATCATGCCTCACAAAAAGAACCCGGATGTGTGGGAGATCATGCGCGGGCGTTGCAACCAGTTGCGTGCGCTTCCCACCGAAATAGATATGATCACCGGAAATCTTCCCAGTGGATATCACCGTGAACTCCAGCTGATGAAGGAAAACCTGTTCCCCGCCATTCATCACCTGTCCGAATGCCTGCACATGGCCGGATTCATGCTGGAACATATTGAGGTGAAAAAAGACATCCTGGCCGATGACAAATACCGGTACCTGTTCAGTGTGGAAGAAGTCAATCGCCTGGTATTGGAAGGTGTTCCCTTCCGGGATGCCTACAAGCGGGTTGGTGCCAGCATCGAAGCCGGTACCTTCCAAACCGACCGGAATGTCTCCCATCAGCACCTGGGAAGCATCGGCAACCTGGGTACGGAACAAATAACGTCCCATCTCAACACAACTTTAAAAGCTTTCGACTTTAAAGTCATGGACGCTGCTGTTGCGGCGCTCCTGAATTCTTGA
- the leuD gene encoding 3-isopropylmalate dehydratase small subunit: MKKLDILTSTCVPLQVEDIDTDQIIPARFLKATTREGFGENLFRDWRFDSQNNPKPDFVLNNPDFKGEILIAGRNFGCGSSREHAAWALADYGFRVVVSSFFADIFRNNALNNGVLPVQVSPDFLGKLFQAVSDDPETQVGVNVEEQIISILSTGEKEAFEINPYKKHCLINGFDDIDFLLSLQNEIQQFEKKRIHA, translated from the coding sequence ATGAAGAAATTAGATATACTGACCTCCACATGTGTTCCTCTACAGGTGGAAGACATTGATACAGATCAAATCATACCCGCCCGGTTCCTGAAGGCTACAACCCGCGAGGGATTCGGTGAAAATCTTTTCCGTGACTGGCGGTTCGATAGCCAGAACAATCCCAAACCTGATTTTGTACTGAACAACCCGGATTTCAAAGGGGAAATATTGATCGCCGGCCGTAATTTCGGATGTGGCTCAAGTCGCGAGCATGCCGCCTGGGCCTTGGCAGATTATGGTTTCAGGGTGGTGGTATCCAGTTTTTTCGCGGATATTTTTCGAAACAATGCCCTGAATAATGGTGTACTGCCGGTGCAGGTTTCGCCAGACTTTCTCGGAAAATTATTTCAGGCGGTGAGTGACGACCCCGAAACGCAGGTGGGGGTGAATGTGGAAGAGCAAATCATTTCCATCTTGTCTACCGGTGAAAAGGAAGCATTCGAGATCAATCCATACAAAAAGCATTGCCTGATCAACGGTTTTGACGATATCGACTTCTTGCTAAGTCTCCAGAATGAAATCCAACAATTTGAAAAAAAGCGTATCCATGCATAA
- a CDS encoding 2-isopropylmalate synthase — protein sequence MSEKVQIFDTTLRDGEQVPGCQLNTKEKITVAKALEELGVDVIEAGFPISSPGDFTSVVEISKAVSNPTICALTRAIEKDIDCAVEALKYAKKPRIHTGIGTSDLHIATKLRITREQCIERGVAAVAYAKKFVEDVEFYAEDAGRTDNEFLAKVIEAVIKAGATVVNIPDTTGYCLPEIYGAKIRYLRENVPNIHLATISTHCHNDLGLATSNSIAGVQNGARQVECTINGCGERAGNTSLEEVVMILRSHKSLGLDTSINTTKIFETSQLVSNLMRMPVQPNKAIVGANAFAHSSGIHQDGVIKNRENYEIIDPADVGVAQSSIVLTARSGRAALQFRAKSLGYQMEKEQLDKVYEAFLRLADELKVVRDDSLKTLLEQELTTASA from the coding sequence ATGAGTGAAAAAGTTCAAATATTCGATACCACATTAAGGGATGGAGAACAAGTTCCCGGATGCCAACTGAATACAAAAGAAAAGATTACGGTTGCCAAGGCACTTGAGGAACTGGGTGTGGATGTGATTGAGGCCGGATTTCCGATCTCAAGTCCGGGTGATTTTACCTCCGTCGTTGAAATTTCCAAAGCCGTTTCCAATCCAACCATTTGCGCGCTGACCCGGGCCATCGAGAAAGACATTGATTGTGCCGTAGAGGCTTTGAAATATGCCAAAAAGCCACGTATTCATACGGGCATAGGCACTTCCGATCTACACATTGCCACCAAGCTTCGTATTACCAGGGAGCAGTGTATCGAGCGTGGCGTGGCAGCCGTAGCCTACGCCAAGAAGTTTGTTGAGGATGTGGAGTTTTACGCGGAGGATGCCGGTCGTACCGACAACGAATTCCTTGCAAAAGTCATTGAAGCAGTCATTAAAGCAGGTGCAACTGTGGTGAACATTCCGGATACCACGGGCTATTGCCTGCCTGAGATATACGGGGCCAAGATCCGTTACCTGAGAGAGAATGTTCCCAACATTCATCTCGCCACCATTTCCACTCACTGTCACAACGATCTTGGCCTCGCTACTTCTAACTCCATCGCAGGTGTGCAAAACGGTGCACGCCAGGTGGAATGTACCATCAACGGTTGCGGTGAACGCGCCGGAAATACCTCCCTCGAAGAGGTGGTGATGATCCTGAGAAGCCACAAAAGCCTTGGCCTGGATACATCCATCAACACCACCAAGATTTTTGAAACCAGCCAACTCGTTTCAAACCTCATGCGAATGCCCGTGCAGCCCAACAAGGCCATTGTAGGCGCCAATGCTTTTGCGCATTCGTCCGGTATTCACCAGGACGGTGTGATCAAGAACAGGGAAAACTACGAGATCATCGATCCTGCGGATGTGGGTGTGGCGCAATCATCCATTGTGCTGACAGCTCGCAGCGGTCGTGCCGCCCTCCAGTTCAGGGCGAAGAGCCTGGGCTATCAGATGGAAAAGGAGCAGCTTGATAAGGTGTATGAAGCTTTCCTGCGTTTGGCCGACGAGCTGAAGGTGGTGAGGGATGACTCACTCAAAACCCTGCTCGAGCAGGAACTTACCACGGCAAGCGCCTAG
- the leuB gene encoding 3-isopropylmalate dehydrogenase: MHKNIAVLEGDGIGPEVVQQAQKALDAVAHAFGHQFTYVPALIGAAAIDATGEALPTETLRVCQEADAVLFGAIGDPKYDNDPKAKVRPEQGLLALRKGLGLYANIRPVTTFDSLLDKSPLKNDRIAGADFVVVRELTGGIYFGEPRGRRDNDQVAFDTCVYSKEEVIRIGRLAFEMAGKRRKKLCSVDKANVLETSRLWRETMQELASEYPDVELSHQFVDSAAMDLIVNPTRFDVIVTENMFGDILTDEASVITGSLGLLPSASIGLKTSLFEPIHGSFPQAKGKGIANPIATIASAAMLLEDAFDMKAEAKAIRDAIEQSMKAGKFTPDLAPEGAVSTQVLGDFIAETILTSVNSPA, from the coding sequence ATGCATAAGAACATTGCGGTATTGGAAGGGGATGGAATAGGCCCCGAGGTGGTTCAACAGGCACAAAAGGCCCTGGATGCGGTGGCTCATGCTTTCGGTCATCAGTTTACTTATGTTCCGGCCCTGATAGGTGCAGCTGCCATTGATGCCACCGGAGAAGCGTTGCCCACGGAAACGTTGCGTGTTTGCCAGGAGGCAGATGCGGTGCTTTTCGGTGCAATTGGAGATCCCAAATACGACAACGACCCCAAGGCCAAAGTGAGACCTGAGCAAGGCCTGTTGGCATTGAGGAAGGGATTGGGCCTGTATGCCAACATCCGACCGGTGACTACCTTCGATTCGCTGTTGGATAAATCACCGTTGAAGAACGATCGCATCGCCGGTGCTGATTTCGTCGTTGTTCGGGAACTGACAGGTGGAATATATTTTGGGGAACCGAGGGGCAGAAGAGACAATGACCAGGTGGCTTTTGACACCTGTGTGTATTCGAAAGAGGAGGTCATTCGTATCGGTCGGTTGGCATTTGAAATGGCCGGAAAAAGAAGAAAGAAACTTTGCTCGGTGGACAAGGCCAATGTGCTTGAAACCTCCAGGTTATGGAGAGAGACCATGCAGGAGTTGGCCAGTGAATACCCCGATGTGGAGCTGAGTCATCAGTTCGTAGACAGCGCAGCCATGGATCTGATAGTGAACCCGACCCGTTTTGATGTGATTGTCACGGAAAATATGTTCGGGGATATCCTCACAGATGAGGCTTCCGTTATCACCGGATCACTGGGTTTGCTGCCTTCCGCATCCATAGGCTTGAAAACGTCACTTTTCGAACCCATTCACGGTTCTTTCCCGCAGGCCAAAGGCAAGGGCATTGCCAATCCCATAGCCACCATTGCGTCGGCAGCCATGTTGCTGGAAGATGCTTTTGATATGAAAGCGGAAGCCAAAGCCATCCGGGATGCCATAGAACAGTCCATGAAAGCCGGCAAATTCACACCTGATCTGGCACCTGAAGGCGCTGTATCCACGCAGGTGCTGGGAGATTTCATAGCCGAAACGATCCTTACTTCGGTTAACAGTCCGGCGTAG
- the argB gene encoding acetylglutamate kinase: MKSLHVVKIGGHVIDDTGKLQDFLVRFTGIKGPKMLVHGGGKIATRTAEQLGIPVKMVDGRRITDKAMLEVVVQVYGGLVNKDIVARLQSLACNAIGMTGADGNVIRAVKRPVKDIDYGYVGDLESVNASLLKTLIEAGLVPVLAPLSHDGNGQMLNTNADTIASSVAIAMADHFDVTLLFGFEKKGVLKDVNDEASVIPEISAAEFPQLKAEGVIAGGMLPKLDNAFAAIQKGVKEVVICQAEEIGNKQTGTRLVP; encoded by the coding sequence ATGAAATCGTTGCATGTGGTAAAAATCGGTGGCCATGTGATTGATGACACGGGCAAGTTGCAGGATTTCCTGGTACGGTTTACGGGCATCAAAGGACCGAAGATGCTCGTGCACGGAGGGGGTAAGATCGCCACCCGTACGGCAGAGCAACTGGGAATACCTGTAAAAATGGTAGACGGAAGACGCATCACCGATAAGGCCATGCTGGAGGTAGTGGTGCAGGTATATGGCGGATTGGTGAACAAAGATATCGTGGCCCGGCTTCAATCCCTGGCGTGCAACGCCATCGGGATGACCGGTGCCGATGGGAATGTCATCAGGGCTGTAAAGCGTCCGGTGAAAGACATAGATTATGGGTATGTAGGTGACTTGGAATCGGTCAATGCATCCCTTCTAAAAACATTGATAGAAGCGGGTCTTGTGCCCGTGCTCGCGCCCCTGAGCCATGATGGCAATGGGCAGATGTTAAACACCAATGCGGATACCATCGCTTCTTCGGTGGCCATAGCGATGGCAGATCATTTTGATGTGACCCTGTTATTCGGCTTTGAGAAAAAGGGGGTATTGAAAGATGTGAATGACGAAGCCTCGGTGATCCCGGAAATATCGGCGGCGGAATTTCCACAACTGAAGGCCGAAGGTGTGATTGCCGGTGGCATGTTGCCCAAGCTCGACAATGCATTTGCCGCCATTCAGAAGGGAGTGAAAGAAGTGGTAATTTGTCAGGCCGAAGAAATCGGAAACAAACAAACCGGTACGCGGCTGGTGCCATAA
- a CDS encoding M20 family metallo-hydrolase, with the protein MDQTTLVKDAVELLKGLISIESLSRKEENTAQYLAEFFEGNGMRIHRKLNNVWSFNLNFDPSKPTILLNSHHDTVKPNSGYSMDPFTPVVKDGKLFGLGSNDAGGCLVSLIAAFRHYYDMDNLRYNLVVAATAEEEVSGHNGLECVFPELSNVEFAIIGEPTQMHLAIAEKGLMVLDCVAHGKSGHAAREEGENAIYIAMNDIAWFKDYKFPKVSDMLGPIKMTTTVIHAGSQHNVVPDRCEFTVDIRITEQYKNQEILDVIKENVKSVVYPRSVRLNSSFIPKEHPIVQAGIKLGRDTYGSPTTSDQAIIDVPSLKCGPGDSARSHTADEYVKLSEIEEGIRLYIAMLDQLVL; encoded by the coding sequence ATGGATCAGACGACATTAGTGAAAGACGCAGTTGAACTGTTGAAGGGATTGATCTCCATTGAATCACTCAGCAGAAAGGAAGAAAATACCGCTCAATACCTCGCAGAATTTTTTGAGGGAAACGGAATGCGCATCCACCGGAAGCTGAACAATGTCTGGTCTTTCAACCTCAACTTCGACCCATCCAAACCCACCATCCTGCTGAATTCTCACCATGATACGGTGAAACCCAACTCCGGCTATTCGATGGATCCGTTCACCCCGGTGGTCAAAGACGGCAAGTTATTCGGGCTCGGTAGCAACGATGCGGGCGGATGCCTGGTGTCACTGATCGCAGCCTTCCGACATTACTACGATATGGATAACCTCCGGTACAACCTGGTGGTGGCAGCCACTGCAGAAGAGGAAGTATCCGGCCACAACGGACTGGAATGTGTATTTCCTGAATTGAGCAATGTCGAATTCGCTATCATCGGTGAACCCACGCAGATGCACCTGGCCATTGCGGAAAAAGGCCTGATGGTGCTGGATTGTGTAGCGCACGGTAAGTCTGGCCACGCCGCAAGGGAAGAGGGTGAAAACGCCATTTACATCGCCATGAATGACATTGCATGGTTCAAAGATTACAAGTTCCCCAAGGTGTCGGATATGCTGGGTCCGATCAAAATGACCACAACGGTGATTCATGCAGGTTCACAGCACAATGTGGTACCCGACAGGTGTGAGTTTACCGTAGACATTCGCATCACCGAGCAATACAAGAACCAGGAAATTCTGGATGTGATCAAGGAAAACGTAAAGAGTGTTGTGTATCCACGTTCGGTCCGCCTCAATTCATCGTTCATTCCGAAAGAACATCCGATCGTTCAGGCCGGCATCAAGCTGGGAAGAGATACATATGGCTCACCCACCACCTCTGATCAGGCTATTATAGATGTACCGTCGCTGAAATGCGGTCCCGGCGATTCTGCCCGGTCCCATACCGCCGACGAGTACGTGAAGTTATCCGAGATCGAAGAAGGTATCCGCTTATACATTGCAATGCTCGATCAATTGGTTTTGTAA
- a CDS encoding gliding motility-associated C-terminal domain-containing protein, with translation MDASLGICGGESEGFDKRTFSWITQQGTDPNTDGKLNQLPESLTDAIRIGNQEAGYGAACATQTIHIDSGHNLLKIMYALVLENPEGHPENKQTQFTIQLLGLHNEPLPYPVITVHGNDLMNQGLVRSKQPVCGHACFSNWLVKTIDVSPLSGKDIKIQFCVADCGMGNHYAYAYVATQLDQSIPDETADPPVSLLFIPNAFTPNGDGNNERFGPEGKSIIEFEMYIFNRWGQLIFESHALDSKWDGRIGTSGALADPGAYLWIIRATGEDGKLYKLTGEVTLLAN, from the coding sequence AATCCGAAGGCTTCGACAAACGTACTTTCTCCTGGATAACCCAACAGGGCACCGATCCGAATACAGATGGAAAGCTTAACCAGCTTCCCGAAAGTTTAACAGACGCCATCCGTATAGGAAACCAGGAAGCCGGATATGGGGCTGCATGCGCCACCCAGACCATCCATATTGACAGCGGACATAACCTGCTGAAGATCATGTATGCGTTGGTACTTGAGAACCCGGAGGGACATCCGGAAAACAAACAAACCCAATTCACCATTCAACTGCTCGGACTGCACAACGAACCTTTGCCATATCCCGTCATCACCGTTCATGGTAATGACCTGATGAACCAGGGTCTCGTTCGCTCCAAACAACCTGTTTGCGGGCATGCCTGTTTCAGCAATTGGTTGGTAAAAACCATCGATGTCAGCCCGTTATCTGGGAAAGACATAAAAATTCAATTCTGTGTAGCCGATTGCGGGATGGGCAACCACTATGCATATGCCTATGTAGCTACACAGCTGGACCAAAGCATACCGGATGAAACGGCAGACCCTCCTGTGTCGCTGCTGTTCATTCCCAATGCTTTTACACCCAACGGGGATGGAAATAACGAGCGTTTTGGTCCTGAAGGAAAGAGCATCATAGAATTTGAGATGTATATCTTTAACCGTTGGGGACAACTCATATTCGAATCGCACGCCCTGGATTCCAAATGGGATGGAAGAATAGGTACATCAGGTGCCCTGGCTGATCCAGGTGCCTACCTTTGGATCATCCGGGCCACGGGTGAAGACGGCAAGCTTTACAAGCTTACCGGAGAAGTAACCCTCCTGGCAAACTAG
- the leuC gene encoding 3-isopropylmalate dehydratase large subunit, whose product MNAKTLFDKIWDSHVVHSVEGGPQVLYIDRHYIHEVTSPQAFEGLKKRGIGVFRPKQTVATADHNVPTLNQHLPIRDALSRQQVETLTKNCGEFGVELYGLGHPYQGIVHVIGPELGLTLPGMTMVCGDSHTSTHGAFGSIAFGIGTSEVEQVFATQCILQTKPKTMKIEVNGTLGKGVTAKDLILYIISRISASGGTGHFVEYCGSAISSLGMEARMTICNMSIEMGARGGLIAPDDITFNYVKGREFAPKGEAYNQAVEAWRSLKTDEGAVFDQVYTFDAADIEPMITFGTNPGMGTGITGNIPDVSEAQKSSAASYNKSLQYMGLAAGEPLLGKQVNYVFLGSCTNARIEDLRAFASVVKGKKKAENVTAWIVPGSKQVEKQARAEGLDKVLEEAGFALREPGCSACLGMNEDKIPAGEYCVSTSNRNFEGRQGPGARTLLASPLTAAATAITGKITDVRTLLS is encoded by the coding sequence GTGAACGCCAAGACCTTATTCGATAAAATCTGGGACAGCCATGTTGTGCACTCCGTTGAAGGAGGACCTCAGGTGCTGTACATCGACCGGCACTACATCCATGAAGTGACGAGTCCGCAAGCTTTTGAAGGACTGAAGAAGAGAGGCATCGGGGTTTTCAGACCAAAACAGACCGTTGCCACTGCCGACCACAACGTACCCACCCTGAACCAGCATTTACCCATTCGTGATGCACTTTCACGCCAACAAGTGGAGACCCTCACAAAGAATTGCGGGGAGTTTGGTGTAGAGCTTTACGGACTCGGACACCCCTACCAGGGCATCGTTCATGTGATCGGACCCGAATTGGGGCTTACCCTTCCCGGAATGACCATGGTATGTGGCGACAGCCACACATCCACACACGGGGCATTCGGCAGCATCGCATTCGGCATCGGAACCAGTGAAGTGGAACAGGTATTTGCCACGCAATGTATCCTGCAAACCAAGCCGAAAACCATGAAGATTGAGGTGAATGGTACGCTTGGAAAGGGTGTTACAGCCAAAGACCTGATTCTGTATATCATATCCAGGATTTCTGCCAGCGGCGGCACAGGGCATTTCGTGGAATACTGTGGCAGTGCCATATCATCCCTTGGCATGGAAGCCCGCATGACCATCTGCAACATGAGCATTGAAATGGGTGCAAGGGGTGGTTTGATTGCTCCGGACGACATCACATTCAACTATGTCAAAGGCCGGGAATTTGCACCCAAGGGTGAAGCATACAACCAGGCCGTGGAAGCGTGGCGTTCCCTGAAGACCGATGAAGGGGCTGTGTTTGATCAGGTATACACCTTTGATGCAGCCGACATAGAACCGATGATCACTTTCGGAACCAATCCGGGTATGGGAACCGGTATCACCGGAAACATTCCCGACGTATCAGAAGCGCAAAAGAGCAGTGCAGCTTCGTATAACAAGTCCTTGCAATACATGGGCCTGGCTGCCGGAGAGCCCTTGCTGGGCAAACAGGTAAATTATGTATTCCTGGGCAGCTGTACCAATGCCAGGATAGAAGACCTGCGCGCATTTGCGTCGGTTGTTAAAGGAAAGAAGAAAGCAGAAAACGTAACCGCCTGGATCGTTCCGGGATCCAAGCAGGTTGAGAAACAGGCCAGGGCAGAGGGGCTGGATAAGGTCCTTGAAGAGGCCGGTTTTGCATTGCGTGAACCCGGATGCAGTGCATGCCTGGGAATGAATGAGGATAAAATACCGGCCGGGGAGTATTGTGTATCCACCTCCAACCGGAATTTTGAAGGTCGCCAGGGGCCGGGTGCAAGAACATTGCTGGCAAGTCCGCTGACCGCTGCGGCCACTGCCATCACCGGGAAGATCACCGACGTTCGGACGTTGCTTTCATGA